The following are from one region of the Coccinella septempunctata chromosome 7, icCocSept1.1, whole genome shotgun sequence genome:
- the LOC123317661 gene encoding uncharacterized protein LOC123317661 yields the protein MSWEQNGCKRKARGSKELLVIDNTITKQAKKKLKNITIAWIDYHKAFDSVPHSWLLEILKIYKVNPKVIHLLKCLMSTWRTSLTWSNKSVSYRTSEINIKRGIFQGDGLSPPWFCLALNPLSSMLNRSAYSYSMDARNRISHLFYMDDLKLFTRGRKQLEGQLELVRKFSEDIGMTLGLEKCGVVDVKRGKLAEEENVTLSDGRTISTLGKEDRYKYLGVQQTFEIRQPENKKETETELTNRVTRIMNTQLSAKNKIEAINIWAIPVFTYTAGVITWSKTDLERLDRKIRAILTRNGMLHPNSAIERLYLPRKEGGRGLGSLEDIYLKEEKKMREYFRNGYSPIQQWVAAQRFPSTPLEEAGTQEPATEEPSERRKQSWQAKPLHGRFYASLHQSEVDTLNSNTYLSQGYLFPQTEGTLLAIQDQVVPTRVYTKLIMKQPVESTKCRLCDKAEETVQHLSSGCSTIAGTKYLSRHDNMGKVVHQLMCLEEGLLHHFVPHHIYAPQTVLENDTTKIYWDMTIITDQGAEHNRPDMVVWSKKNRTAIIIDFSVPLDQNLSKTYRENITKYEPLARQMKSMWHLDKVEIKPLVISSNELVHRKTTEHLLEMKLPSNTILWMQKAVILGTVGIIRQAIFPH from the coding sequence ATGTCTTGGGAGCAGAATGGATGTAAGAGGAAGGCCCGCGGAAGTAAGGAGCTATTGGTGATCGATAATACTATCACTAAACAGGCAAAGAAGAAGCTAAAGAACATCACAATTGCTTGGATCGATTACCACAAGGCGTTCGATTCTGTTCCGCACTCGTGGCTTCTTGAAATACTCAAGATTTACAAGGTCAACCCTAAGGTGATACATCTCCTGAAGTGCCTAATGTCAACATGGCGCACATCGCTGACATGGAGCAATAAATCAGTATCCTATAGAACCTCAGAAATAAACATCAAAAGAGGCATATTTCAGGGGGATGGCCTAAGCCCGCCGTGGTTCTGCCTCGCACTGAACCCCCTTAGTAGTATGCTTAACAGATCTGCATACAGTTACTCGATGGACGCAAGGAACAGAATCAGTCACTTATTTTACATGGACGACCTCAAATTATTCACCAGAGGTAGGAAACAGCTGGAGGGGCAGTTAGAACTGGTTAGAAAGTTTAGCGAGGATATAGGGATGACATTAGGACTAGAAAAGTGTGGCGTGGTCGATGTGAAACGCGGTAAACTGGCTGAGGAAGAAAATGTAACGCTTTCCGATGGACGGACAATATCAACACTAGGAAAAGAAGACAGATACAAATACCTGGGCGTTCAGCAAACGTTTGAAATAAGGCAGCCAGAAAACAAGAAAGAAACTGAGACCGAGCTAACGAACAGAGTAACCCGAATAATGAATACACAGCTATCGGCCAAAAACAAGATAGAAGCCATCAACATCTGGGCGATCCCAGTATTTACGTACACAGCTGGCGTAATCACCTGGTCTAAAACAGACCTAGAAAGACTCGACCGGAAGATCCGAGCTATCCTGACACGGAACGGAATGTTGCACCCGAACTCAGCAATAGAAAGACTGTACTTACCTCGTAAAGAAGGAGGCCGGGGCCTGGGCAGCCTGGAGGACATCTAcctgaaagaagagaaaaaaatgagAGAGTACTTCAGGAACGGATACTCACCTATCCAGCAGTGGGTGGCAGCACAACGTTTCCCATCCACGCCTCTGGAGGAAGCAGGCACTCAAGAACCTGCTACAGAGGAGCCATCTGAGAGGAGGAAGCAAAGCTGGCAGGCAAAACCTCTGCACGGAAGGTTCTACGCCAGCTTGCACCAGTCTGAAGTGGACACGCTGAACTCTAACACCTACCTGTCTCAAGGATACCTATTCCCCCAAACGGAGGGTACACTCTTGGCAATACAAGACCAGGTTGTGCCAACACGGGTCTACACTAAGCTAATAATGAAGCAGCCAGTGGAATCTACAAAATGTAGACTCTGCGACAAAGCCGAGGAGACGGTCCAGCATTTGTCCTCGGGCTGCTCAACAATAGCTGGCACAAAATATCTATCCCGCCATGACAACATGGGGAAGGTTGTGCATCAGCTGATGTGCTTGGAGGAAGGCCTTTTACACCACTTTGTGCCACACCATATATACGCCCCTCAAACGGTTTTAGAGAACGACACCACAAAAATATACTGGGACATGACCATAATCACGGATCAAGGCGCCGAGCACAACAGACCGGACATGGTGGTATGGTCCAAGAAGAACAGAACAGCCATAATCATAGACTTCTCAGTCCCACTCGACCAAAACCTATCTAAGACCTACAGGgaaaatataacaaaatatgAGCCGCTGGCAAGACAAATGAAGAGCATGTGGCACTTAGATAAAGTCGAGATAAAACCCTTAGTCATCAGCAGCAATGAGTTGGTCCACCGAAAGACGACAGAGCACCTCCTAGAAATGAAACTGCCCTCGAACACAATTCtatggatgcagaaggcggttatACTGGGGACGGTCGGCATCATACGCCAGGCAATCTTCCCTCACTGA
- the LOC123317662 gene encoding uncharacterized protein LOC123317662 translates to MLHPKSAKNKMTAINTWAIPAFIYTAGVLTWSRTDLERLDRRTRTTLTQYGLLHPNSAIERLYIPRRESGRGLSSLENVYLKEESRIKTFFLQSNLPVHHLQQPEVDLPSTNTYLTQGYLYLQTEGTLMAIQDQVVPTRAYAKHIMKQNIENTKCRLCNNVEETVQHLSSGCSTIANTKYLSRHNNMGKVVHQFMCLRERLLQEFVPHHIYEPTAVRENQDIKIYWDLTVQTDPGAEHNRPVMVVWNKNKKSAIIIDFAVPLDQNLAKAYGEKIAKYELLSRQMKRTFELEKALGNRIRRYNERTKRYKNNNLFYKDQKQFFRTLEAGDEGEIGHLEPDKAHSFWTEVWSRESTHDDNAYWIEEAQQEIPIQPMDEINLRQSDIPEILRGSNNWASPGPDKLHNYWWKYFNNVHEKLALLLQNAINNPTLLPGFLTQGVTYLIPKDGDKKDPKNYRPITCLSSVYKILTGVLTKYISRHIREHNLMTEEQGGCREKTKGCKELLVIDHIVTKQARKKLRNISVAWVDYKKAFDSVPHTWLLKVLEMHGIAGKVIELLGHLMKNWRTSLFVRSGDVLAETEQIKINRGIFQGDTLSPIWFCLALNPLSIILNNTNYGYVINKNRQVTISHRLYMDDLKLYGANSEQLRRMLEIVSAFSESVGMEMGVEKCAVLDVRRGKIEDTTEGVSLMNNITIPALDKEVPYKYLGIKQALEIKTPEMKESFKEKLLARIVLLLRAKLNSKALFMAINIWAIPIMAYSFGVLNWSTTELRALDRDVRSILTKYGVHHPHSSTIRLYLPRHQGGRGLLSLEAVHGKNISDLRQHFLKRNSPMFRAIREADQRLSPLKLSDSEYQVPQPSAEDLIAEWSAKALHGRYPSHLKSREVEKVESLTYLRAGYLFPETEGRLLAIQDQVVPTRTYMKHIAKQEVPSDRCRKCAEAAESLQHITSSCPILAPVEYLGRHDAMGRIYHQQIALKLGLLKDEVEQHLYMPKTILENQCHKIYWDATLVTDRGAAHNRPDIAIFDWERKTCLLLDFTVPADDNLARAYTEKITKYADLAFQLREMYKLKSVNVLPMIISVNGLVEKHLPENTKRLCLDRNVISGSQKQIILSTTRIVRKFLQGP, encoded by the exons ATGTTGCACCCGAAATCTGCCAAGAACAAGATGACCGCTATCAATACCTGGGCAATACCGGCTTTCATATATACTGCTGGAGTACTCACCTGGTCTCGGACGGATCTGGAAAGACTAGACAGGAGAACTAGGACCACCTTGACACAGTATGGTTTGCTGCACCCAAATTCAGCTATTGAAAGGCTGTATATTCCACGTAGAGAGTCGGGGCGAGGACTGAGCTCACTGGAGAATGTCTATCTGAAAGAAGAAAGTAGaattaaaaccttttttctGCAGAGCAACTTACCGGTGCACCA CCTGCAGCAGCCAGAAGTCGACTTGCCCAGCACGAACACCTACCTCACTCAGGGTTACCTCTATCTTCAGACTGAGGGGACCCTGATGGCAATACAGGATCAAGTTGTTCCTACACGAGCCTACGCGAAACacataatgaaacaaaacatcGAAAACACAAAATGCAGGCTCTGCAACAACGTTGAGGAAACTGTGCAACATTTGTCATCTGGATGCTCGACTATAGCTAACACCAAATACTTGTCTCGCCATAACAACATGGGCAAAGTTGTACACCAGTTTATGTGTCTCAGAGAACGGCTTCTCCAAGAATTCGTCCCTCATCACATCTACGAACCGACGGCTGTCCGGGAAAACCAAGATATCAAGATCTATTGGGACTTGACAGTGCAAACAGATCCGGGTGCTGAACATAACCGACCAGTCATGGTTGTATGGAACAAAAATAAGAAATCGGCGATCATCATAGACTTCGCGGTGCCGTTAGACCAAAACCTCGCTAAAGCCTACGGAGAGAAGATCGCCAAATACGAATTGCTATCAAGACAGATGAAGCGAACTTTTGAGCTGGAAAAA GCATTAGGGAACCGTATTAGACGATATAATGAGAGGACTAAACGCTACAAGAACAACAACCTATTTTATAAGGACCAGAAACAGTTTTTTCGTACTCTGGAAGCAGGAGATGAAGGGGAAATTGGTCATCTAGAACCCGATAAAGCGCACAGTTTCTGGACTGAGGTGTGGTCTAGGGAAAGCACCCATGATGACAACGCGTATTGGATAGAGGAAGCACAGCAGGAAATACCCATACAACCTATGGACGAAATAAACCTGCGGCAGTCGGATATACCTGAAATACTCAGGGGCTCCAACAACTGGGCATCCCCGGGGCCTGACAAACTCCACAACTATTGGTGGAAGTATTTCAACAACGTGCACGAAAAACTAGCACTGCTCCTACAAAATGCCATTAACAACCCTACCCTATTACCAGGCTTTCTCACGCAGGGGGTCACTTACCTGATCCCAAAAGATGGCGATAAAAAAGAtcccaagaactatcgcccaataACTTGTCTTTCATCGGTTTATAAGATCCTTACTGGAGTGCTCACGAAATATATCAGTAGACACATCAGAGAGCACAACTTAATGACCGAAGAACAAGGTGGCTGCCGAGAGAAGACAAAGGGGTGTAAAGAGCTTTTAGTCATAGATCATATTGTCACTAAACAAGCGCGAAAAAAGCTCAGAAATATTTCCGTTGCCTGGGTAGACTACAAAAAGGCTTTTGACTCTGTCCCGCACACGTGGCTGTTGAAAGTTCTGGAGATGCATGGGATAGCCGGAAAGGTGATCGAATTGCTGGGGCACCTGATGAAGAACTGGAGGACCTCCCTTTTCGTGCGATCGGGAGATGTACTGGCGGAgacagaacaaataaagataaACAGGGGTATATTTCAGGGAGACACATTGAGCCCAATTTGGTTCTGTTTAGCTCTCAATCCTCTCAGCATAATCCTCAACAACACCAACTATGGATATGTCATAAATAAGAACAGGCAAGTCACCATCTCTCACCGCTTAtatatggacgacttgaaactctatgGAGCGAACTCCGAACAACTGAGAAGAATGTTAGAGATAGTTTCAGCTTTCAGCGAGTCAGTTGGGATGGAGATGGGGGTTGAAAAATGTGCCGTGCTCGACGTCCGGAGGGGAAAAATCGAGGATACTACGGAGGGAGTATCCTTGATGAATAACATCACAATACCCGCACTGGATAAAGAAGTCCCTTACAAATACCTGGGGATCAAGCAGGCATTGGAAATAAAAACTCCAGAGATGAAAGAGTCTTTTAAGGAGAAGCTTCTGGCAAGGATTGTTCTGCTACTTAGAGCCAAGCTGAATTCCAAGGCTCTGTTCATGGCCATCAATATATGGGCGATCCCAATCATGGCTTATTCATTCGGCGTACTCAATTGGTCGACGACCGAGCTCCGCGCACTAGACAGGGATGTACGATCAATCCTGACTAAATATGGAGTGCACCATCCCCACTCCTCCACTATCAGGCTTTACCTCCCACGACATCAAGGGGGAAGAGGGTTGTTAAGCTTAGAGGCAGTCCATGGGAAAAATATCAGTGACCTCAGGCAGCACTTCCTGAAAAGAAACTCACCAATGTTTAGGGCGATCCGGGAAGCGGACCAGAGATTGTCTCCACTGAAGCTCTCCGACTCAGAATATCAGGTCCCTCAACCCTCTGCGGAAGATCTTATCGCGGAGTGGAGCGCCAAGGCTTTGCACGGCCGATATCCATCTCACCTGAAAAGCAGAGAAGTAGAAAAGGTAGAATCTCTTACTTACCTTCGTGCAGGCTACCTTTTCCCGGAAACGGAAGGAAGACTCTTGGCGATACAGGACCAGGTGGTGCCCACAAGGACGTATATGAAGCATATTGCCAAGCAGGAGGTCCCATCTGATCGATGTAGGAAGTGCGCTGAGGCTGCGGAGTCCTTACAGCACATCACCTCCTCGTGTCCGATACTTGCCCCCGTGGAATATCTTGGCAGGCATGATGCGATGGGACGCATTTACCATCAGCAGATCGCTTTAAAACTTGGGTTGCTCAAGGATGAGGTAGAGCAACATTTATACATGCCGAAAACCATTTTGGAAAATCAGTGCCATAAAATTTATTGGGACGCAACTCTCGTGACGGACAGAGGGGCAGCACACAATAGGCCAGACATTGCCATCTTTGATTGGGAACGGAAAACTTGCTTGCTGCTGGACTTCACTGTCCCAGCAGATGACAACCTGGCAAGGGCGTACACGGAAAAAATAACGAAGTACGCCGATCTGGCTTTCCAACTACGTGAGATGTATAAGCTGAAATCAGTAAATGTGCTCCCGATGATAATCTCAGTTAACGGCCTGGTGGAGAAACATCTACCCGAAAACACCAAAAGGCTCTGTCTGGACCGGAATGTGATATCCGGCTCACAAAAGCAAATAATACTGAGCACGACAAGAATAGTAAGGAAATTTCTCCAAGGTCCGTAG
- the LOC123317199 gene encoding uncharacterized protein LOC123317199 produces the protein MPGHLDQDISQLLVRNLRTIRVVHRITSFCASLIMLSSRPSFKVFSTRCVSTRPLVVMMRGRILVHSLLEEHNVRTIVWNGPVCYEWLVPVQLHLLILQDLFWYALVGMT, from the exons ATGCCGGGTCATCTTGACCAAGACATATCTCAGTTGCTCGTGAGGAATCTACGTACGATACGTGTAGTCCACAGGATAACCTCCTTTTGCGCATCGCTTATTATGCTCTCATCGAGGCCGAGCTTCAAGGTATTCTCCACCAGATGTGTTTCGACAAGACCATTGGTTGTTATGATGAGAGGAAGGATTCTTGTGCAT TCTCTTCTCGAAGAGCACAATGTCAGGACGATTGTGTGGAATGGACCTGTCTGTTATGAGTGGTTGGTCCCAGTACAGCTTCACCTCCTCATTCTCCAGGATCTCTTTTG GTATGCTCTGGTGGGTATGACCTGA